In Bythopirellula goksoeyrii, a single window of DNA contains:
- a CDS encoding sugar phosphate isomerase/epimerase family protein, with protein sequence MNYSTNRRQFLSTSIAAAGALAAQPVGAIEPINRVPGHQFKLSLAAYSYRDLLTGNPPKLTLSDFIQDCARFGIEAAELTSYYFPESPDAEYLRRLKGECFLQGLDISGTAIRNDFCLPAGEQREADIAHVKRWIEYADMLDAPVIRIFAGKVQPGQSMADAEKLVIDGIEQCCQYAAKYGVFLALENHGGITTKVDDMLRIVHGVESPWFGVNLDTGNFRTADPYGDLAKLAPYTINAQVKVVMHPDGRPGEASDYNRLADILMTTGYRGYVVLEYEEGGDPRQECPKALEELRKAFT encoded by the coding sequence ATGAACTACTCGACCAATCGCCGCCAATTCCTCTCCACATCAATTGCTGCTGCGGGTGCTTTGGCCGCACAACCAGTCGGTGCTATCGAGCCGATCAATCGCGTTCCGGGACACCAATTCAAACTGAGCCTGGCGGCTTACAGCTATCGTGATCTGTTGACAGGGAATCCGCCGAAGCTCACTTTGAGCGATTTTATTCAAGACTGTGCTCGGTTTGGAATCGAAGCCGCGGAATTAACCTCTTATTACTTTCCCGAGTCACCCGACGCCGAATACCTTCGAAGACTAAAAGGAGAATGCTTCCTGCAAGGATTGGACATTTCTGGCACGGCGATTCGGAACGACTTCTGTCTGCCCGCTGGCGAGCAGCGAGAGGCGGATATCGCTCATGTCAAACGCTGGATTGAATATGCCGACATGCTCGACGCCCCCGTCATTCGCATTTTTGCAGGCAAGGTGCAACCTGGCCAATCCATGGCCGACGCTGAAAAGCTAGTGATCGATGGCATCGAACAATGCTGCCAGTACGCGGCAAAGTACGGAGTGTTTCTTGCACTGGAAAATCATGGCGGGATCACCACCAAGGTGGACGACATGCTGAGGATAGTCCACGGCGTCGAAAGCCCCTGGTTCGGCGTGAACCTAGACACCGGAAACTTCCGCACAGCCGATCCTTATGGTGACTTGGCGAAACTTGCCCCGTACACAATCAACGCCCAGGTGAAGGTCGTCATGCACCCCGACGGAAGACCCGGCGAGGCAAGCGATTACAACCGGCTAGCCGACATCCTCATGACCACCGGATATCGTGGATACGTGGTATTAGAATACGAGGAAGGTGGTGATCCTCGCCAAGAATGCCCCAAAGCTCTAGAAGAGCTGCGAAAGGCATTTACTTAA
- a CDS encoding putative signal transducing protein codes for MSAAVTVKSCASEEEAEFFKSMLETYGIHALINADDYAGLPLMTSGGVQLQVLEEDVEKASKILKDAEEPD; via the coding sequence ATGTCAGCAGCCGTCACCGTCAAATCTTGTGCCTCCGAAGAAGAGGCCGAGTTCTTCAAGTCTATGCTGGAAACTTATGGCATCCACGCCCTGATCAACGCCGACGACTACGCCGGCCTTCCGCTCATGACTTCCGGCGGCGTGCAACTTCAGGTCCTGGAAGAGGACGTAGAAAAGGCCTCGAAGATTCTCAAGGATGCCGAGGAACCGGATTGA
- the rplM gene encoding 50S ribosomal protein L13, with the protein MKTYMAKAGEVEQKWLLVDATDKIVGRLASEIAMILMGKHRPTYTPHVDTGDYVVVVNAEKIAFTGKKWENKKYAWYTGYTRQRTVTAGVRLEKKPELILEEAVRRMLPKNKLARNMLSKLKIYAGTEHPHTAQQPEPTELAIKA; encoded by the coding sequence ATGAAAACGTATATGGCCAAGGCAGGTGAGGTCGAACAGAAATGGTTGCTAGTGGATGCCACCGATAAGATTGTCGGTCGCTTAGCTAGCGAGATTGCCATGATTCTCATGGGCAAGCATCGCCCCACCTACACACCGCATGTTGATACGGGTGATTACGTCGTCGTCGTGAACGCGGAAAAGATTGCTTTCACTGGCAAGAAGTGGGAGAACAAGAAATACGCTTGGTACACCGGCTACACGCGCCAGCGAACGGTTACTGCGGGTGTTCGACTCGAAAAGAAACCGGAACTAATTCTTGAAGAAGCTGTTCGCCGGATGCTCCCTAAGAATAAGCTTGCTCGCAACATGCTGAGCAAATTAAAGATCTACGCGGGTACCGAGCACCCCCACACAGCTCAACAACCCGAACCAACCGAATTAGCAATCAAAGCTTAG
- a CDS encoding DUF1549 domain-containing protein gives MVRITTLLFLLVLIPSHAQAESPARLADRIDQALQNEVFDENTKLAPIADDLTFVRRVWLDVLGDIPSPEEVTSFVLDPAKDKRSKLVERLLANPHYGQNWARYWRDVVFFRAVDQRSDIATDAMEADLTKWLNDDRPWSEIATEFITAHGDVREQGATAIMMAQDGMTEETTAEVSRIFLGIQIQCAQCHDHPYDRWKREQFHELAAFFPRIAVRPVRDLTRRSFEVVGNDRFGRKPPKNERAPTAEHKMPDLEDPQAPGTQMEPKFFLTSAKVPWGTTDEARRKQLAQWLTENEWFATALVNRMWAELVGEGFYASVEDIGPDRTPIAPTAIKLLSRKFKESGYDVKWLIKTICETEAYQRESRPRRGTDGTPFVANVPQRLRSDQLYNALLSAFDVKESLPTERRGRQGIKDKQRGQFAETFAYDPSINREEAVTSIPQVLALMNSPRVNQVFRDKRLSVLPSLIGEIEQDEDLTVELFLRCLGRKPTAAEFEAVKAYREEGVDRQVVFEDLAWSLVNSAEFQHRR, from the coding sequence ATGGTGCGAATTACAACCCTCCTCTTTCTACTGGTTCTTATTCCATCTCACGCTCAAGCCGAGTCCCCCGCACGGCTTGCCGATCGCATAGATCAAGCACTCCAAAATGAAGTCTTCGACGAGAATACTAAGCTTGCGCCCATCGCCGACGACTTGACCTTCGTTCGACGAGTCTGGCTCGATGTGTTGGGTGATATTCCCTCTCCCGAGGAGGTGACGTCATTCGTACTCGATCCAGCCAAGGACAAACGTTCGAAGTTAGTAGAACGTTTACTTGCCAATCCCCACTATGGCCAAAACTGGGCTCGCTATTGGCGGGATGTGGTCTTTTTCCGTGCTGTCGACCAACGGTCTGACATTGCGACCGATGCCATGGAGGCGGATCTCACCAAGTGGCTCAATGACGATCGCCCCTGGAGCGAGATTGCTACTGAGTTTATTACCGCTCACGGCGACGTGCGTGAACAAGGTGCGACAGCCATCATGATGGCTCAAGATGGTATGACCGAAGAGACGACCGCCGAGGTCTCTCGGATCTTCTTGGGTATCCAGATTCAATGTGCTCAGTGTCACGACCATCCTTACGACCGCTGGAAACGTGAACAGTTTCACGAGCTGGCAGCTTTTTTTCCGCGTATTGCTGTGCGTCCAGTTAGGGACCTCACGCGACGGAGTTTTGAAGTGGTGGGCAACGACCGCTTTGGTCGGAAGCCGCCCAAGAATGAGCGCGCCCCCACTGCCGAACATAAGATGCCCGATCTAGAAGATCCCCAAGCCCCCGGCACCCAGATGGAACCAAAGTTTTTCTTGACCAGTGCCAAGGTCCCCTGGGGAACGACCGACGAGGCTCGTCGGAAGCAGTTGGCGCAATGGTTGACCGAGAACGAATGGTTTGCCACAGCCCTGGTGAACCGCATGTGGGCGGAACTCGTGGGCGAAGGCTTTTACGCCAGCGTGGAAGACATAGGGCCAGACCGCACCCCGATTGCTCCGACAGCAATCAAACTGCTGAGCCGAAAATTCAAGGAAAGTGGCTATGATGTGAAGTGGCTCATCAAAACAATTTGTGAGACCGAGGCCTACCAACGAGAATCGCGTCCCCGGCGAGGGACCGATGGTACTCCGTTCGTAGCCAACGTGCCGCAACGGCTGCGCAGCGATCAGCTTTATAATGCACTGCTTTCAGCGTTTGACGTGAAGGAGAGTCTTCCAACTGAGCGCCGTGGCCGGCAAGGAATCAAGGATAAGCAACGGGGACAATTTGCTGAGACTTTTGCTTATGATCCCAGTATCAACCGCGAGGAAGCAGTAACCTCGATTCCACAAGTATTGGCGCTCATGAATTCCCCGAGAGTGAATCAGGTTTTTCGAGACAAACGGTTGAGCGTCTTGCCAAGTTTGATCGGTGAGATCGAGCAGGATGAGGATCTCACAGTCGAGCTGTTTTTGAGATGTCTGGGCAGAAAACCCACTGCAGCAGAGTTTGAGGCCGTGAAGGCCTACCGTGAAGAAGGGGTAGATCGACAAGTGGTATTTGAAGACCTGGCTTGGTCGCTTGTGAATTCCGCCGAATTTCAGCATCGAAGATAG
- a CDS encoding S66 peptidase family protein: MNHVLCIWTFIYFIVTSACSAQERQTPSWPKLLQPGDTIMFVAPAGVVDRDQLMLAKKRLEERGYHVIMRDDLFSVEGYLAGSDERRAEELMQAFRDPEVDAIFPARGGYGVMRILELLDFDVIRQNPKLVTGFSDITALHSALNKQAGLISFHSPNPTWGLGSEENLPPFAAKYFFRAVEENPEGPQDYVIEIPADVPQPVSLGTGTTRGRLTGGNLSLIAALEGTPYGIDTQDAILLIEDIGEAPYRIDRMLQQLKLTGKLNQIRGAILGQFTKTEEREENEIEDPRFSAEGVLRQYFEPLGIPVLMNFPIGHHEMNCTLPLGGEVEIDANKGTLTVMGAKP; the protein is encoded by the coding sequence ATGAATCATGTTCTCTGTATTTGGACGTTTATCTATTTTATTGTCACTTCTGCATGTTCTGCCCAAGAACGGCAGACACCTTCGTGGCCTAAACTCTTACAGCCGGGGGACACGATCATGTTCGTCGCACCTGCTGGAGTAGTAGATCGAGATCAGCTGATGCTAGCCAAGAAACGCCTTGAGGAGCGTGGCTACCATGTAATAATGCGAGATGATCTTTTTTCCGTTGAAGGCTATCTTGCTGGCAGTGACGAACGTCGTGCGGAAGAATTGATGCAAGCCTTCCGTGATCCTGAGGTGGATGCCATTTTTCCTGCCAGAGGTGGATATGGAGTGATGAGGATTCTGGAACTCCTCGATTTCGACGTGATCCGCCAGAATCCTAAACTGGTAACCGGCTTTAGCGACATCACGGCATTGCACTCCGCATTGAATAAACAGGCGGGCTTGATTTCCTTTCACAGCCCGAATCCAACTTGGGGGCTGGGGAGCGAAGAGAATCTGCCTCCCTTCGCCGCCAAGTATTTCTTTCGTGCGGTTGAAGAGAACCCAGAGGGCCCGCAGGATTACGTCATCGAGATCCCTGCTGACGTTCCTCAACCCGTCTCGCTGGGAACAGGCACGACGCGAGGTCGTCTCACGGGGGGAAATCTATCCTTAATCGCGGCACTGGAAGGGACTCCCTATGGCATAGACACACAGGATGCCATTCTGCTGATCGAGGACATAGGCGAAGCGCCCTACCGCATCGATCGCATGTTGCAGCAATTGAAGCTAACCGGCAAATTGAACCAGATCCGAGGAGCCATTCTTGGGCAATTTACCAAGACAGAAGAGCGTGAAGAAAACGAGATCGAAGACCCTCGCTTCTCAGCGGAAGGTGTCTTACGGCAGTACTTCGAACCGTTGGGAATTCCGGTGCTGATGAATTTTCCCATCGGACATCATGAGATGAATTGCACGCTGCCTCTGGGAGGAGAAGTGGAGATCGACGCGAACAAGGGCACGCTGACAGTAATGGGCGCCAAGCCGTAA
- a CDS encoding DUF1501 domain-containing protein, which yields MKDSTIQHLTNVATRQGRVIRRRDFLRNITAASLAASSWSWTDAIAASADQMRSQGMACILLWMQGGPSQFETFSPKPNHPNGGETKAIGTSVSGIQIAENLPFCAEVMDELAIIRSMSSKEGNHQRATYLLHHGYLPMGGVNFPSLGSNVSHQIGNAANQLPNFVRIGGRLANSGGGGFLGVDYDPFVLRSANRPPDNTVPLTDTGRYHRRLRLLGSMDNSFAQSGGADIVSDHRKLVESASDMIMSPRMDAFDLEKEPTSLREHYGKSEFAAGCMMARRLVEQGVTFVEVVSNGWDTHLDGFNRTRELTGQIDQPMSALISDLKQRGMLDKTLVVWLGEFGRTPKVNPRAGRDHFPRAFNAVLAGGGVRGGQVIGATNDAGTEVTDRPVAITDFFRSIYHSLGIDADEENISRIGRPIKLVDGGEVVTELFS from the coding sequence ATGAAAGATTCCACGATCCAGCATTTGACCAATGTTGCTACCCGACAGGGGCGGGTGATCCGCCGGCGTGATTTCTTGCGCAATATCACCGCGGCAAGTTTGGCAGCAAGTTCTTGGAGTTGGACCGATGCAATCGCTGCTTCCGCCGACCAAATGCGCTCGCAAGGGATGGCTTGTATCCTACTCTGGATGCAAGGGGGGCCTTCGCAATTTGAGACCTTTAGTCCCAAGCCAAACCATCCCAACGGTGGAGAAACGAAAGCGATAGGCACGAGTGTTTCGGGGATACAGATCGCTGAAAACTTGCCGTTCTGTGCCGAAGTCATGGACGAACTGGCGATCATTCGATCCATGTCTAGCAAAGAGGGCAACCATCAACGAGCAACTTACCTATTGCACCATGGGTACCTGCCAATGGGGGGCGTGAACTTTCCCTCGCTGGGGTCGAATGTGTCCCATCAGATCGGCAACGCTGCCAATCAGCTCCCCAACTTCGTCCGCATCGGAGGCCGATTGGCCAATTCCGGCGGCGGAGGTTTCTTGGGAGTCGACTACGACCCGTTCGTGTTGCGGTCTGCCAATCGTCCCCCGGACAACACTGTGCCTCTTACCGATACAGGTCGCTATCATCGACGACTGAGACTTCTGGGATCGATGGACAATAGTTTTGCCCAAAGTGGTGGGGCAGATATCGTTTCCGATCATCGTAAATTAGTCGAGAGCGCCTCAGACATGATTATGAGCCCTCGCATGGATGCGTTTGATCTGGAGAAAGAACCCACCTCGCTTCGTGAGCATTATGGAAAGAGTGAATTCGCTGCCGGTTGTATGATGGCCCGCCGATTGGTGGAACAAGGTGTGACTTTCGTCGAAGTGGTTTCTAACGGCTGGGATACGCATCTCGATGGTTTCAACCGCACCCGTGAATTGACCGGCCAAATCGACCAACCGATGTCCGCTCTCATTAGCGACCTCAAGCAACGTGGCATGTTGGACAAGACTTTGGTTGTCTGGCTTGGCGAATTCGGCCGCACTCCCAAAGTAAACCCCCGTGCAGGAAGAGACCATTTCCCCCGGGCATTCAACGCCGTACTCGCAGGGGGTGGCGTACGCGGCGGGCAAGTCATAGGTGCCACCAACGATGCCGGCACCGAAGTGACCGACCGCCCCGTGGCAATCACCGACTTCTTCCGCTCGATTTATCACTCGCTTGGCATCGATGCCGACGAAGAAAACATCAGCCGTATCGGCCGCCCGATCAAGCTTGTCGACGGTGGTGAGGTGGTGACGGAACTGTTTAGCTAA
- the rpsI gene encoding 30S ribosomal protein S9, with the protein MAAVVEEALGTGRRKTSVARVRVRAGSGKITINSRELDEFFRVPQDRNAVLAPLDHCEVRENVDVIIRVHGGGTTGQAGACMQGIARALMKHDSDLEPKLRERNFLSRDSRMKERKKPGLHGARRGTQFSKR; encoded by the coding sequence ATGGCAGCAGTTGTCGAAGAAGCCCTAGGTACTGGTCGTCGCAAGACCTCGGTCGCACGGGTTCGTGTTCGTGCTGGTAGCGGCAAGATTACTATCAACAGTCGTGAATTGGACGAATTTTTTCGCGTACCGCAAGATCGCAATGCGGTTCTTGCTCCGCTCGATCACTGCGAAGTTCGCGAGAATGTCGATGTCATCATCCGCGTCCACGGTGGCGGTACAACCGGCCAGGCTGGTGCCTGCATGCAAGGTATTGCTCGTGCCCTGATGAAGCATGATAGTGACCTCGAACCGAAGCTTCGCGAGAGAAACTTCCTCTCCCGTGATTCTCGTATGAAGGAACGCAAGAAGCCAGGTCTGCACGGTGCCCGTCGCGGAACCCAGTTCTCCAAGCGTTAA
- a CDS encoding tetratricopeptide repeat protein — translation MNLRRVPWLAVIGSCVLALSGVFGPDVAQAESAGQADLDEALRLRVTAEGLPDLSQVIDRLQLSLDKGLEVEEAELAEQMVSDALMERASALMQVVNSNSIQDDRVKQILRLIVSDLRRVLAYDNPPPEANLMLGRLMALPGGDPHEARRLLGKYLEAAEIQDSQRAEAYMLRGQVQTDEEKALADFDEAIKLDPDNETYPLLRAVFLRNREKFDEALAAVDEMLSESPEDANAFILQGELFRQLDKQEQALESFDEATKLAPQAPGPFQNRGEIYREQKEYAKAIVEFSKVLELQPGVVLPLVHRAEAYLNNGQLEEALADAEAVLANDQVAAPQRVAAHRLRGEILAQLNRLDEAIEEIEQLSRTVPNQPELKMQLALYYLVNKNPKEAISAYDDVLLMDPENFLALRSRGDANLNMGNHAEAIEDFEKAILVEPEDAALLNNLAWVLATSPDAEVRNGERAVELATKACELTDYKMPHILSTLAASFAESGNFDTAIEWSQKAVNMDDPENDEQLQKELASYQKKQPWRERQNIADNGDQTDSKAVPVESGAQSIDF, via the coding sequence ATGAATCTTCGGCGCGTCCCTTGGTTGGCGGTAATTGGATCTTGCGTATTGGCACTTTCTGGAGTCTTTGGTCCGGACGTGGCACAGGCTGAGAGTGCCGGGCAGGCTGATCTCGATGAGGCCCTGCGTTTGCGAGTCACTGCCGAAGGGCTTCCCGATCTGAGTCAGGTGATCGATCGCCTGCAATTATCTCTCGACAAAGGGCTTGAGGTTGAGGAAGCGGAACTGGCAGAGCAGATGGTCTCCGATGCCCTCATGGAGCGTGCCTCAGCCTTGATGCAGGTAGTCAATTCGAATTCGATTCAGGATGATCGCGTGAAGCAGATCCTGCGGCTGATCGTTTCTGATTTGCGGCGGGTTCTGGCCTATGATAATCCCCCCCCCGAGGCCAATCTGATGTTGGGCCGCTTGATGGCGCTGCCCGGCGGCGATCCTCACGAAGCGCGCCGACTATTGGGTAAGTATCTAGAAGCTGCGGAGATTCAGGATTCCCAGCGAGCCGAGGCCTACATGTTGCGAGGTCAGGTTCAGACCGACGAAGAAAAGGCTCTGGCGGACTTCGACGAAGCGATCAAACTTGATCCGGACAACGAAACGTACCCTTTGCTGCGTGCGGTGTTTTTGCGAAATCGTGAGAAGTTCGACGAGGCGCTGGCCGCCGTAGACGAAATGCTCAGCGAATCTCCTGAGGATGCGAATGCCTTTATTCTTCAAGGGGAACTCTTTCGGCAGTTGGACAAACAGGAGCAAGCACTCGAGAGTTTTGACGAAGCAACCAAACTAGCCCCCCAAGCACCGGGTCCATTTCAAAATCGTGGAGAAATCTACCGCGAGCAGAAAGAGTATGCCAAAGCGATCGTGGAGTTTTCCAAAGTACTTGAGCTTCAGCCGGGAGTCGTGTTGCCACTGGTGCATCGTGCCGAGGCCTACCTCAATAATGGTCAACTAGAGGAAGCACTCGCCGACGCCGAAGCCGTGCTGGCCAACGATCAGGTCGCTGCCCCTCAACGTGTTGCAGCGCATCGATTGCGCGGTGAGATCCTGGCCCAGCTCAACCGGCTCGATGAAGCCATCGAAGAGATCGAACAACTCTCTCGCACTGTGCCTAATCAGCCCGAACTCAAGATGCAACTGGCCCTGTACTACCTCGTGAATAAAAACCCTAAGGAAGCGATCTCGGCTTATGACGACGTGTTACTGATGGATCCAGAAAACTTCCTGGCACTGCGGAGTCGGGGGGACGCCAATTTGAACATGGGAAACCATGCCGAGGCCATCGAGGATTTTGAAAAGGCGATATTGGTTGAGCCCGAGGATGCAGCGCTACTCAACAATCTTGCCTGGGTCCTGGCAACATCGCCAGATGCAGAAGTCCGCAATGGTGAGCGAGCGGTGGAGTTGGCCACCAAGGCCTGCGAGCTGACTGATTATAAAATGCCGCATATCCTGAGTACCCTGGCCGCCTCGTTTGCTGAATCCGGCAATTTTGATACGGCCATCGAGTGGTCACAAAAGGCGGTCAACATGGACGACCCCGAAAACGATGAACAGCTTCAAAAGGAATTGGCCAGCTACCAAAAGAAGCAACCCTGGCGAGAGCGACAGAACATCGCCGACAACGGCGACCAAACTGATTCCAAAGCCGTGCCAGTAGAAAGCGGCGCGCAGTCGATCGATTTCTAG
- the ychF gene encoding redox-regulated ATPase YchF: MEAGIVGLPNVGKSTLFNALTAAGIASENYPFCTIEPNVGAVAVPDSRLARIESHIPTEKIVPAVLKLVDIAGIVRGASEGEGLGNQFLSHIRAVDAILHVVRCFEEADVIHVEGSVDPIRDVETIDTELMLADLQSVESMTDRATRTARTGDKDAKLRLEVLAECQKLLAEGKPVRGLVYEEANLAKAFKELQLLTAKQVLYVANVDEDDVAGTGKHVQALRERSAAEGGAVVPVCARLEAELSELDEAERTEMLDSLGLSEPALASLARAAYELLGLQSFFTAGEKEIRAWTIPAGATAPQAAGVIHTDFERGFIRCETYSVDDLDQFKSEKAIRDAGKMRVEGKGYVMRDSDVCHFLFNV; encoded by the coding sequence ATGGAAGCTGGAATTGTCGGTCTGCCGAACGTCGGGAAATCGACCTTGTTCAATGCGTTGACAGCGGCGGGGATCGCTAGCGAGAACTATCCCTTCTGCACGATCGAACCCAATGTAGGGGCCGTCGCGGTGCCCGACTCGCGATTGGCTCGCATCGAGAGCCACATCCCCACGGAAAAAATCGTACCCGCCGTACTCAAACTGGTGGACATTGCGGGAATCGTCCGCGGGGCCTCCGAGGGGGAAGGACTCGGCAACCAGTTTCTCTCTCACATACGAGCCGTTGATGCAATTCTGCATGTGGTTCGCTGCTTCGAAGAAGCCGACGTGATCCATGTCGAAGGGAGTGTCGACCCGATTCGAGACGTAGAAACCATCGATACCGAGTTAATGCTGGCCGATCTTCAGTCGGTTGAGTCGATGACCGATCGAGCTACCCGTACGGCACGCACCGGGGACAAGGATGCCAAGCTGCGGCTGGAAGTACTCGCCGAATGCCAGAAACTCCTGGCCGAAGGAAAGCCCGTGCGGGGACTTGTGTATGAAGAAGCGAACCTGGCCAAGGCATTTAAGGAACTGCAACTTCTCACCGCCAAGCAAGTGCTGTATGTGGCCAATGTCGATGAAGACGACGTTGCCGGCACGGGTAAACATGTTCAAGCCCTCCGCGAGCGGTCCGCAGCCGAAGGGGGAGCGGTGGTGCCGGTTTGTGCAAGATTGGAAGCGGAACTCAGCGAGTTAGACGAAGCGGAACGCACCGAGATGCTCGACAGCCTGGGACTGTCCGAACCGGCCCTGGCATCCCTAGCACGAGCTGCCTACGAATTGCTTGGTTTGCAAAGCTTCTTCACTGCCGGAGAAAAAGAAATCCGTGCCTGGACCATCCCCGCCGGAGCCACGGCCCCGCAGGCCGCTGGCGTAATCCACACCGATTTCGAGCGGGGATTCATTCGCTGTGAAACATACTCCGTAGACGACCTCGATCAATTCAAGAGCGAAAAGGCAATCCGCGACGCCGGCAAGATGCGCGTCGAAGGGAAGGGATATGTCATGCGAGATAGCGATGTGTGTCATTTCTTGTTTAATGTATGA
- the ald gene encoding alanine dehydrogenase yields MIIGVPKEIKLDEYRVAMLPVGVEELTRRGHQVLIEQGAGLGSGLADHDYLENGCEMVAEASEIFARADMIVKVKEPMPAEWSLIRPGQIVFTYFHFAADRELTEAILATNCTAVAYETLADDQGRLPLLTPMSEVAGRMSIQEGAKYLERPQMGRGILLGGVPGVAPAWITVLGGGVVGANAAKIAAGFHANVSILDINMDRLRYLDDVMPPNVDVLFSDRHTIRRQLERADLVVGAVLIPGAKAPRLVEREDLKRMQPGSVIIDVAIDQGGCIETSKPTSHSSPTYIVDDVLHYCVTNMPGAVGRTSTYALCNVTLPYVIQIAQQGIEAAAHVSKPIARAINMHAGKVTNEAVAETFELPCANLFSKK; encoded by the coding sequence ATGATCATTGGCGTCCCCAAAGAAATCAAACTCGACGAATATCGCGTGGCGATGCTCCCCGTCGGCGTGGAAGAACTGACTCGGCGCGGACATCAGGTGCTCATCGAACAGGGGGCTGGCCTGGGGTCGGGACTGGCTGATCACGACTACCTGGAGAACGGCTGCGAGATGGTGGCCGAAGCAAGCGAGATTTTTGCCCGTGCCGATATGATCGTGAAGGTCAAGGAACCGATGCCAGCCGAATGGTCCCTGATCCGCCCGGGACAGATCGTATTCACGTATTTCCATTTTGCGGCAGATCGCGAACTAACCGAAGCCATCTTGGCAACCAACTGTACGGCCGTGGCCTATGAAACTTTGGCCGACGATCAGGGGCGACTTCCCTTGCTGACGCCGATGAGCGAAGTCGCCGGCCGCATGAGCATTCAGGAAGGGGCCAAGTATTTGGAGCGTCCACAGATGGGTCGAGGCATCCTGCTGGGTGGCGTGCCCGGTGTGGCACCCGCGTGGATCACGGTCCTCGGAGGTGGTGTCGTCGGGGCAAACGCTGCAAAGATCGCCGCCGGGTTCCATGCGAATGTATCCATTCTCGACATCAACATGGATCGCTTGCGTTACCTGGACGACGTAATGCCCCCCAACGTGGATGTGCTCTTCAGCGACCGCCACACCATTCGCCGTCAATTGGAACGGGCCGACTTGGTGGTGGGTGCCGTCCTGATCCCTGGCGCAAAAGCCCCACGTCTCGTCGAGCGGGAAGACCTTAAGCGGATGCAACCCGGCAGCGTGATTATCGATGTCGCGATCGATCAAGGAGGTTGCATCGAAACCTCAAAACCAACTTCCCATAGCAGCCCCACCTACATCGTCGACGATGTGTTGCATTATTGCGTAACCAATATGCCGGGGGCCGTCGGCCGCACCAGCACCTACGCTCTTTGCAATGTGACTCTGCCATATGTGATCCAAATCGCCCAACAAGGCATCGAAGCTGCCGCCCATGTCTCGAAGCCAATCGCACGAGCAATTAACATGCACGCGGGTAAGGTGACGAACGAGGCCGTCGCCGAGACATTTGAACTGCCTTGTGCGAACTTGTTCTCGAAGAAGTAA